Part of the Candidatus Micrarchaeota archaeon genome, ATCGCGCGAGCCACTATCAAAGAAGGTAAGGGTAGGGTCCGGATCAACAGTTATTCTTTGGATGCGATCGACGACCCGATACTCCGTGAAGTGATCCGGGAACCGATACTGATCGCTTCCGACGTTGCACCGAACGTTGATATCTCCGTGAATGTTAGAGGGGGCGGTCCGATGGGACAGGCCCAAGCCGTACGTAACGCTATCGCTCTAGGGTTGTACACCTACACAGGTAATGAGGAATTGAAGGCAAGATTCCTTGAACGTGACAGGTTCATGTTGATCGAAGATTCGCGACGTGTCGAGCCTAAAAAGTATTTGGGTCCAAAGGCCAGGGCACGTAAACAGAAGTCCTACAGATAAAAGGTTCTGTTTGGGAGGTTGGTGGTATTATGGAATTTCCCGTTCGATGTTTTACATGCGGTGCGGTGATAGGTGATAAGTACGAAGAATATCTTAAACGTGTTGCCGAAACCAATGACCCGGAAAAGGTACTGGATGAGATGGGTATAAAGAGGATGTGCTGCCGTCGCATGTTCATCTCGCATGTGGATATGAGCATACTTCGCAAATACAAACGTCTGTAGGGGCCGTGAGGTAACCTGGCATCCTACCGGCTTGGGGTGCCGGCAATCCGAGTTCAATCACTCTCTCTGGGAGAGAGTGGGATAAATCTCGGCGGCCCCATCCACAAATCTTCGATAGGTAGATCGATGTAGATCAAACCTCAACGAGTTTACCTACCTCTAACCTGCCGTCGGAAGTAGCATGGATACCTAACTTCCGTAATACGGATTTGTCTTCATAACCGAGAAGATGTGTTGTGTGGAGTTCGCAGGACCTGAGCAGAGGCAATTTTTCGAACGCTTTTTTCGCGTTGCTGTTTCTGTACGCGCTTATGGCTAGGGAGAGAAGAGTTTCTGGGAGATTGAGGTTTTCGTGTTCGTCTCCGTAGATGCGTTTGAGTTTTTTGATTTGGTTTATAACTGTGGGAGATATTACGTCTTCATCGACCGGTAGACCGGCAAGGTATTTTAAAGCGCGGATTACCGCACCCGGTTCGGCATGCATAGCCGGACTGTTGTGCGCAGTTAACACGGTACCGTCATGAACCATTATTGCCG contains:
- a CDS encoding 30S ribosomal protein S9, whose amino-acid sequence is MVEDVKNDVKDAEEKKDAHKKTSTNSEHGEKEEKKVSRHTDKKEEPKPKKQTKTSTKRHRKKSKRKKQVKVVVVRGKRKEAIARATIKEGKGRVRINSYSLDAIDDPILREVIREPILIASDVAPNVDISVNVRGGGPMGQAQAVRNAIALGLYTYTGNEELKARFLERDRFMLIEDSRRVEPKKYLGPKARARKQKSYR
- a CDS encoding DNA-directed RNA polymerase subunit N, coding for MEFPVRCFTCGAVIGDKYEEYLKRVAETNDPEKVLDEMGIKRMCCRRMFISHVDMSILRKYKRL